In a genomic window of Saccharomyces paradoxus chromosome X, complete sequence:
- a CDS encoding uncharacterized protein (similar to YJR056C) produces the protein MEQMHSLESSLPPEQPPTKQAIENLNLELSQEFKLAANAVTRLYRVANEKNSLTKHQGYLTCLDDILCALDSNVTTDELRAWCYKRRNDILSNSQDKSSNPVKERERKLNKFSENQHRENDTHKEPSRKDIEVKYNFSFNESNGDLSNINGNVSPKFRLSMPPLSVEHPARNANRIKSWKVRTINHGRGDMRNLNDIIALGNEREREHENLHHEKKPKLDSDSEADVFHQDMEP, from the coding sequence ATGGAACAGATGCATTCTTTAGAATCAAGTTTACCTCCAGAGCAACCTCCTACGAAGCAGGCCATTGAGAATCTTAATTTGGAACTTTCTCAAGAGTTCAAGCTAGCCGCCAATGCAGTAACAAGGCTTTACCGTGTGGCTAATGAGAAAAACTCTTTAACCAAACATCAAGGCTACCTCACCTGTTTGGATGATATACTATGTGCGCTGGATTCAAATGTGACTACCGATGAGTTAAGGGCATGGTGTTATAAACGAAGAAACGATATCCTCTCAAATTCACAAGATAAATCTTCAAATCCGGTGAaagaaagggaaagaaAGCTTAATAAGTTTAGTGAAAACCAGCACCGCGAAAATGATACTCATAAAGAACCTTCTAGAAAGGATATTGAAGTCAAGTATaatttcagtttcaatGAATCAAATGGGGACCTCTCTAATATCAACGGAAATGTGTCACCGAAGTTTAGGCTCTCTATGCCGCCTTTAAGTGTCGAGCATCCTGCAAGGAATGCTAACCGTATAAAATCCTGGAAAGTACGAACAATCAATCATGGACGAGGAGACATGAGAAACTTAAATGACATAATAGCACTTGGAAATGAGCGTGAACGTGAACATGAAAATTTACATCACGAAAAGAAACCGAAATTGGATTCAGATTCAGAAGCAGACGTATTTCACCAAGACATGGAGCCGTAG
- the CDC8 gene encoding bifunctional thymidylate/uridylate kinase (Thymidylate and uridylate kinase~similar to YJR057W), protein MGRGKLILIEGLDRTGKTTQCNILYKKLQPNCKLLKFPERSTRIGGLINEYLTDDGFQLSDQAIHLLFSANRWEMVDEIRKALLEGKNIVMDRYVYSGVAYSAAKGTNGMDLNWCLQPDIGLLKPDLTLFLSTQDVDNNAEKCGFGNERYETVQFQEKVKQTFITLLENEMRKGDESIRIVDVSNRGIQEVEALIWQMVEPVLTTHIDHDKFSFF, encoded by the coding sequence ATGGGCCGTGGCAAATTAATACTGATAGAAGGCTTAGATAGAACCGGTAAGACTACGCAATGCAATATTTTGtacaaaaaattgcaaCCAAACTGTAAATTACTAAAGTTCCCCGAAAGGTCTACACGGATCGGAGGACTCATAAACGAATATCTGACGGATGATGGTTTCCAACTATCAGACCAGGCCATTCACCTGCTGTTCTCGGCAAATAGATGGGAAATGGTTGACGAGATAAGAAAAGCTTTACTGGAAGGGAAGAACATCGTCATGGACAGATACGTTTATTCTGGAGTAGCATATTCCGCCGCTAAGGGAACAAATGGAATGGATTTGAATTGGTGCTTGCAACCCGATATAGGGTTGCTAAAGCCGGATTTGACGTTATTTTTAAGTACTCAAGATGTCGACAATAACGCTGAAAAATGTGGATTTGGCAACGAAAGATACGAAACTGTTCagtttcaagaaaaagtgaaGCAAACCTTTATAACACTATTGGAAAACGAGATGAGGAAAGGTGATGAATCGATCAGGATTGTGGACGTTAGTAATAGGGGAATTCAGGAAGTTGAAGCGCTTATTTGGCAAATGGTTGAGCCTGTTTTGACCACGCATATTGATCATGACAAATTCTCATTCTTTTAG
- the APS2 gene encoding Aps2p (Small subunit of the clathrin-associated adaptor complex AP-2~similar to YJR058C): MAVQFILCFNKQGVVRLVRWFDVHSSDPQRSQDAIAQIYRLISSRDHKHQSNFVEFSDSTKLIYRRYAGLYFVMGVDLLDDEPIYLCHIHLFVEVLDAFFGNVCELDIVFNFYKVYMIMDEMFIGGEIQEISKDMLLERLSILDRLD; the protein is encoded by the coding sequence ATGGCGGTACAGTTTATACTGTGTTTTAATAAGCAAGGTGTGGTGCGGTTGGTGAGATGGTTCGATGTACACAGTTCGGATCCTCAACGTAGCCAAGATGCCATTGCGCAAATTTACAGACTCATATCTTCCAGAGATCATAAGCACCAGAGCAATTTCGTAGAGTTTTCTGATTCGACAAAACTCATATACAGGAGGTACGCGGGTCTGTATTTTGTTATGGGCGTGGACTTGCTTGACGATGAGCCCATATATTTATGCCACATCCATTTGTTCGTGGAAGTGCTAGATGCATTTTTCGGTAATGTTTGTGAACTGGATATCGTGTTCAATTTTTACAAAGTCTATATGATAATGGATGAGATGTTTATTGGGGGGGAAATACAAGAAATTTCGAAAGATATGCTGTTAGAAAGATTAAGTATTTTAGATAGACTAGACTAG
- the PTK2 gene encoding protein kinase PTK2 (serine/threonine protein kinase~similar to YJR059W), which yields MVGNSKDKEVHKSPSVSTLKLLGKRLFNSSSHTDNSSLLLSAEQLGNGRSLRKRPTSPSIGGSGSGGNSPSSSAGARQRSASLHRRKNNASVGFSNGPVSSHKSSAALQDLIKHNNNPYLNSPSDILGTGTGISSARDRDRIVLDREKEKERARNKERNTHHAGLPQRSNSMASHHFPNENIVYNPYGISPNHARPDTAFADTLNMNKENDLSFYMHDGNSKIRMLPLPIANPNDFLPEDMKQYSVHLTDNFVFDTDNKPIGSGGSSEVRKVKSSYRQKDVYALKKLNMIYHESPEKFYKRCSKEFIIAKHLSHNVHITKTFYLLKVPTTTYTTRGWGFIMELGVKDLFQLMERTGWKNVPFNEKYCLFKQVAQGIKFCHDNGIAHRDLKPENVLISKEGICKLTDFGISDWYHVVPHDYTSPVKTCQGMIGSPPYTPPEVMYFDAKKHYPEKFQKPYNPLAMDSYALGIMLITMINNIIPFIDSCNTDARFREFEVSYDNFINHQNPHFRDKGCHKPGPGSEYSLARNFKNTDATRIAWRLADPNPATRYTMDDLFDDPFFQQIETCVEPSDDDLVRVPELRKSTSTNDFTENSSDTPCDQEVVHTSNPFLKKETLTSKPRSMLEIAESPSLKQKSKVKDNAKTKSHDLADEGGHENIKSKQQDNNENLKKDEVKNLDKNKAIEDVTTTNVDSILEKPTPTSTKVENNQSEDDSTMKELKSMLNSTPTTPTHNGPTPLPAKAGTQLDKRMSDLSLKSETPASPKNYSAPNISSSSNSLRSLGSPSVSSSKKKKAIHHHLDITNSVTNMSSVSAFISR from the coding sequence atgGTGGGAAACAGTAAGGACAAAGAGGTACATAAAAGTCCCTCTGTTAGTACTTTGAAGCTCTTGGGAAAGCGCCTGTTTAATTCCAGCAGTCATACGGATAACTCTTCGTTACTCCTCAGTGCTGAACAATTGGGCAATGGAAGAAGTCTAAGGAAAAGGCCAACCTCTCCGTCTATTGGTGGAAGTGGTAGCGGTGGCAATTCACCTTCGTCTTCTGCTGGCGCACGGCAGAGATCTGCTTCTTTacatagaagaaaaaacaatgcTTCAGTAGGATTTTCAAATGGGCCTGTGTCCTCACACAAGTCCTCCGCTGCATTGCAGGACTTAATCaaacataataataaccCTTATTTGAACTCTCCGTCTGATATCTTGGGCACAGGTACTGGTATTTCCTCGGCAAGAGATAGGGATAGAATCGTTTTAGAtagagaaaaggaaaaagaaagggcgagaaacaaagaaagaaataccCATCACGCGGGCTTACCGCAAAGGTCTAATAGTATGGCCAGTCACCATTTTCCCAACGAGAATATTGTTTATAATCCATACGGCATAAGCCCAAACCATGCTAGGCCAGATACTGCATTTGCTGACACTCTGAATATGAATAAGGAGAACGATTTAAGTTTTTACATGCATGATGGTAACAGCAAGATACGGATGTTGCCGCTTCCTATCGCCAACCCGAACGATTTTTTGCCCGAAGATATGAAACAATATAGTGTCCATTTAACAGATAATTTCGTATTTGATACGGATAATAAGCCTATCGGTTCGGGCGGGTCTAGTGAAGTTAGAAAAGTTAAATCAAGTTACAGGCAAAAGGATGTTTACgctttaaagaaattgaatatgATATATCACGAGTCGCCTGAGAAATTTTACAAGAGATGCTCTAAAGAATTTATTATTGCCAAGCATTTAAGTCACAATGTCCACATCACGAAGACTTTTTACCTTCTAAAAGTTCCCACCACCACATATACAACTCGTGGTTGGGGGTTTATCATGGAACTAGGTGTCAAGGATCTTTTCCAGCTGATGGAAAGAACAGGCTGGAAGAACGTTCCGTTCAACGAAAAATATTGTCTTTTTAAACAAGTAGCCCAAGGTATTAAGTTTTGTCATGACAATGGTATTGCTCACCGTGATTTGAAGCCTGAAAATGTTCTGATTTCCAAAGAAGGTATATGTAAGTTGACGGACTTTGGTATTTCTGATTGGTACCATGTGGTACCTCATGACTACACTAGTCCAGTGAAGACATGCCAAGGTATGATTGGTTCTCCACCATACACCCCGCCAGAAGTAATGTACTTCGATGCCAAGAAGCATTACcctgaaaaattccaaaaacCATACAACCCGTTGGCCATGGATTCCTATGCCCTCGGAATCATGTTAATTACCATGATTAACAATATCATCCCTTTCATCGATTCCTGTAACACTGATGCGAGATTCAGGGAATTCGAAGTGTCATATGACAACTTCATCAATCACCAAAACCCTCATTTCAGGGACAAGGGCTGTCACAAGCCAGGCCCCGGTTCCGAATACTCTTTAgcaagaaatttcaaaaatactgACGCTACGCGTATCGCATGGAGATTAGCTGATCCTAATCCTGCGACTAGATATACAATGGATGATTTATTTGATGATCCttttttccaacaaattGAAACGTGTGTCGAGCCaagtgatgatgatttagTAAGGGTTCCtgaattaagaaaaagtaCCTCTACCAATGATTTTACTGAAAATTCATCGGATACACCCTGTGATCAGGAAGTCGTTCACACGTCAAATCCATTCctaaaaaaggaaactcTCACTTCTAAACCAAGATCGATGTTAGAAATCGCGGAATCTCCTTCcttaaaacaaaaatccAAGGTAAAAGACAACGCAAAGACTAAATCACATGATCTTGCTGATGAAGGAGGTcatgaaaatatcaaatctaAGCAACAAgataacaatgaaaatttgaagaaagatgAAGTCAAGAATTTGGACAAAAACAAAGCCATCGAAGACGTCACTACAACTAACGTGGACAGCATATTAGAAAAACCTACACCAACCTCCACAAAAGTAGAGAACAACCAAAGCGAAGATGATTCTACAATGAAGGAATTAAAGTCGATGCTGAACTCCACACCTACCACACCAACACATAACGGCCCCACCCCACTCCCTGCAAAAGCTGGTACCCAATTGGATAAACGCATGAGCGACCTATCGCTGAAATCCGAAACGCCCGCTTCTCCTAAGAACTATAGCGCACCCAATATATCGTCGTCAAGCAATTCACTGAGAAGCCTCGGGAGTCCAAGCGTGTCGTCCtcgaaaaagaagaaggctATCCATCACCACTTGGACATCACTAACAGTGTTACGAATATGTCATCTGTGAGCGCCTTTATCTCAAGATAG
- the CBF1 gene encoding Cbf1p (Basic helix-loop-helix (bHLH) protein~similar to YJR060W): MNSLANNKLSTEDEQIHSARKRAYNEGQNSSDARKKQRDQGLLSQESNDGNIDSALLSEGATLKGTQSQYESGPTSNQNEKEGDENPSVAEAAVAATVNYTDLIQGQEDGSDAHTSKQTNANDERKDSMNGRGATTPSNERVKPNSSLEGMSSSPMESAQQSKNDMLIPLAEDDRGPEHEQDDEDDDDADIDLKKDISLQPGRRGRKPTTLATTDEWKKQRKDSHKEVERRRRENINTAINVLSDLLPVRESSKAAILARAAEYIQKLKETDEANIEKWTLQKLLSEQNASQLASANEKLQEELGNAYKEIEYMKRILRKGGIEYEDMHAHKKQENERKGTRSDNPHNA, translated from the coding sequence ATGAACTCTCTGGCAAATAATAAACTTTCCACTGAGGATGAGCAGATCCATTCCGCAAGAAAAAGAGCCTATAACGAGGGGCAGAACAGCAGCGACGCcagaaaaaagcaaagagATCAAGGATTGTTGTCTCAAGAGAGCAATGACGGAAACATTGACTCTGCCCTATTAAGTGAGGGGGCTACTCTAAAAGGGACTCAAAGTCAATATGAAAGCGGACCGACGTCTAACCAAAATGAGAAAGAAGGTGACGAAAATCCATCAGTGGCTGAAGCTGCAGTCGCTGCCACTGTCAATTACACAGACCTAATCCAGGGCCAGGAGGATGGTTCTGATGCTCATACATCTAAACAAACGAATGCGAATGACGAGCGCAAGGATTCCATGAATGGTAGAGGAGCCACAACCCCATCAAATGAAAGGGTCAAGCCAAATTCCTCCCTAGAGGGAATGTCATCTTCACCAATGGAATCCGCACAACAATCTAAAAATGATATGCTCATACCATTGGCAGAAGACGACCGTGGGCCAGAACACGAACAGGATGACgaagacgatgatgatgccGACATCGACCTCAAAAAGGATATAAGTTTGCAACCAGGTCGTCGTGGAAGAAAACCTACTACATTAGCCACAACAGACGAGTGGAAAAAGCAAAGGAAAGATTCCCATAAAGAGGTCGAAAGGCGCCGCCGCGAAAATATCAACACTGCGATCAACGTCTTAAGCGACTTACTGCCCGTGAGAGAATCAAGCAAGGCAGCAATATTGGCACGTGCCGCAGAAtacattcaaaaattgaaagaaactgATGAGGCAAACATCGAAAAATGGACGTTACAAAAATTGCTTAGCGAGCAAAATGCATCGCAATTAGCCAGTGCAAACGAGAAACTGCAAGAGGAACTGGGAAATGCTTACAAGGAAATTGAGTACATGAAGCGCATTTTAAGGAAGGGGGGGATAGAATACGAGGATATGCACGCCCACAAGAAACAAGAGAATGAAAGGAAAGGTACTAGGAGCGATAATCCGCACAATGCTTGA